The nucleotide sequence aAGATATGAGTggaaaatacagtacagaccaaaagtttggaaacgttactatttttaatgttgttgaaagaagtttcttctgctcatcaagcctgcatttatttgatcaaaaatacagaaaaaacagtaatattgtgaaatattattacaatttaaaataattgtttttaaatgtattatactttaaatgatcatttatttctgtgatgcaaagatgaatttttaggatcattatcacatgatcctttagaaatcattctaatatgatgattatcaaagctggaaacagttctgctgcttaatattttttcagaacatgtgatactttttaggatactttgatgaataaaaagtaaaaaaaaaatattttgtaataacaatatacactactggtcagtaatttggggtccgtatttttttttgtttgttttttttctttttttcttttaaataaaatcaatacttttattcagcaaggatgtgttaaattgataaaaagtgatagtaaagaaaatatattattagaatatatattattataatttttcttttattttgaatgaatgcagttctttttaagcttttattgatcaaatatattcgacagcagaactgtttccaacactcataataaatcagaatattagaatgatttctaaatgatcatgtgatcaactgatgttacatgtgacactgaaatctggagtaatgatgctaaaaattcagctttgaatcacaggaataaattattatttgaaagtatattcaaatagaaaactattattttaagctttaataatatttcacaatattactgttttttctgtatttttgatcaaataaaagcaggcttgatgagcagaagaaacttctttaaaaaatattaaaaatagtaatgtttccaaacctttggtctgtactgtatatgaggGCTGTCCGTTTTTTGTAACTTGAAACGTTTATATTAACATAATCATTACAGCACAAAAGTTTGTGGACAAGGTTAAAAATAATTTCCTGTTCTAGTTTATGAACATACAGGTCAACATTTGTAGTTTGATTTCCTAGAAAAATATAAAGCCAATCACATTCATCAACAGCTTGACACGTCTATGCTGATCTGACCAATGGCATAAGTTTGGGGCGGGGCCATCTGTGAGTCAACCAATGGCAGATgtggtaagtgtttttttttttcagttctgtttggtgaCTCTACACTGTTTACCTTCAAAAATGATATTGCCTGATATTCACTGATATTGCCTACTTCTATCCATAAAGCAAGTCCATTTTCAGACTctcaaaagaaacaaataaatttgcTCAGAAGCGATTATTTATCATCGACTGTGTTCATCTCTCTGGGTTTGTTATGTTTAGGTGACATCATTCCTAAAAGAGAGTTTTAGATTTCCACGCCAATTTCCAAGTTGCATGTCCAATGTCAACTGGCATAACGTTCTTTTTCCAAGTAGAACATTGGAAATTCTAATTACGCCGAACTAGTTCCAAGCTGAATGGAATGCCAAATGACTTCATGCATCCACTAAAATCAACCTGACATCCACTGAATTAAAGCTATtgcaaaaatggccaaaaatgcaACACTTGCTTTGTTCGTTTTATATTCAGGCACTTTAAAATGTgtctataaattaaaataataaattcttgATAATAAAATATGTCTGCCTATATtaaaaagtttccttttttagaatagCTTACCACTTGCACGCACTCagaaagtcttccagttttgtggATATTCTCACAAAGACCGATAATCGCACAGAAAACTGAGAGGCCACACATAATTTGACCACTGGGTCAATTCAAATTTGAGAAATAATTTTCTCATCATTTCAGCATTGTATTAACTACTCATTTAGTATCTTAAATGATCACTCAGACTGATTTTATGGTAACAAGTTAATAACATTTGTAACGCATCACAGTAACACAGgcatttgcatttttgtttctGATATGTTCTGTTACATTACTAACTGCAATTTTTGTCATATTATTTGGAAAAACAAACTACAATTTGTTAGTTATCTACCCAGCTCTAAGTTAATATTTGGTGGATTTTAAAGCAAGTCTCTGTTTGATACACcatatatttcaagaataaatatCTAAGAGTTCAGAAGCTTTATTCAAGAAATGAAAGCTATTTACTGTTTCACCGTCTTGCACAGGGGCTTCATCCATGATATATAGTATCTATGTGAATATGATAGTGATCAAATCAGCACTGATTCTTCAGTGATCTTGGTACCATTCAAACGATCAGCAAGTTTGGGCAAATTTATCCATCactaaaaaaatgctttgaactCATTTCCCATAATGTTTTATGTCTGTACATCTGGATTACTTCCACATGTGGTTTTCAAATATCAGGTGTCAGTCACAGAGTTACATAACCGTTCATATGCATGCATGTTATATAAGGTCTGTATCTGTTAGAGATAATAAAATCTACATCTTTGTTTGCAAAGCTGTGCGTATATCACAAAAGAAGCCCGTCTTTAATAGATATATAAAACTTACGTAACAGACCCATTTCTGAACTGAGTTTTATGGGTCGATATGCGTGTCTCACAGGTCTCATAAAAGCCTACATCTGATTTCTGATTTTAATATAAAACGGTCATCAAACCAGGTTTAATGATTAGAGGGCAATAAAGGTGAAATTCCCATTCGTTCTCAccgtatatatatttattccgtGTATAGAATTACCTCTATAAATCCCAAAATGTATAGACCAATTATGAAAGTTACTCTTACCTTGGAAACAGAGATGAGCTCATTAGTGATTCCCATAACACGTGAAGAATAATCTAATCGAGTCTCTCAGCTCTCAAAGTGCTTGTGTTATGCAGTTAATGTCAAGAATCTTGAATGTTACTCACTTACATGGTTTTCCTCCTTCAGTTTTAAGCCATTTACAGTTATTCATGAAAGTACTCTAGTTAATTTCCtcattattaaaaaagttaaaatgctttAGAAATCTTATACCATACAGATCAGAATgtctgtgtgtaaatattcatttaaaaattttaattgtaatatttttcttaTAGAAATCTCCATGTTTgtgattgagatttttttttatttttttgctttgttttgctctGCTTCATTTTGGGGCCTCTCCCCatttattgtaataattgtaCGATTTTTTTGTATGAAACATACATGAAAGCATGTCATTAATTCTCACATAACATCTCAGAATTTATATCAGAATTGTAAATATAccttattttcttatttaccttatttaattgaataaatctcttaatttaatttattacctTATTAAATTCGCTAATTCACAAGTTGCAGTGATTAATGGAATAAAGTAGTTCATTTTCCAAATCAACAAGTTGGATGTACTCTAAGAAATCTTACACCATCCAGAAAGAGATGTCTGTGATTTGTGGACATTTGTTTAGTTAGCCATTTTAATGTGTAGATTTTTCTTCATAGAATTTTCCATTCAGATAAGaaagatattttaattaattaatgaattaatttgtttgtttgttcttttgctCTTCAGCACCTCTCACTGATGGTAAAAACagtgagttaaaaaaaataaaataacgaaTCCCATCAGACTAATATGAAAGACACTTCATATGAAAGCATGTCATAGATTCTTGCATAAGATTTCAGAATAAAGTGGCCAGAGGTTTACAGTGTTGCAGGAGCAGTTTCTCACACCGCTTCATTAGATAACATGATAATTGAGTCCCGTTGATTTCACGATCCCTCTCCGAGGTAAACTTCTGACCATCTGATTTGGATTTTTGTGATTAGTTTTTTATTAGACTTTCTGGATCTCGACATTATAAAAACAAGTTTTCAGCTGCCAACTCTTGAACTTAGCCGAAACATACGTGGCGGCTGAGGGTCTACAGTGTTTCTTCAGCCTTAGCTTCCCTTCAGACTTTCAGTTTTTCCAACATGCGTTCCCACAGGAAAGACTAAGGACAAATAAGATTCATTTACGGTGTgaattaatgaaaacaaaactcAGAACAAGCTGAGATTTTTCCAGTTGTATGTAATGTCCCGCTCCACATGCTGCTTCTTTAATATCCTTTTCAGCTCGGCGTGTCAAAACATGGATGTCAGTTGAGTTGCAAACAGTGTTGAGGGCTGACTTCAGGTCTCTGTGTGTTTTTCTTGGTGCATTGCTATGCAGTGTCACTGCTTTTCTTACTTAGATGTTTTGTCTAGTTTCACACCAAAATATCTAACAATTCTTCAATCAAAAAGGATTTTATAGGCAAGTAAaaatttttgtcttgtttaaaaaaaaagtaaaaattaagtgacttaataatattttgtatttattattttgcttgtttcaagcaaaaactcacttaatttggacttgttttgttgttattgtttttttttaaaaaaataaaaattttacttcttgatttaagaatttttttatattttggctgtaaacaacacactttttttttatgaaaagcattttttgaAGTGTAGTGTGTTCTAGATGGTTATATATGGGATATGTTGTTGCTGGAGTGTTCTGGGTTTTCTTTTCTCAAACTATACTGTGACACCAACAtcaaatatgttttatatgttcaGAAATATGTTTTTTCTCGCATCACATGGGATTGCATCCATGCTAGCAGTACAGAGGCTTTCTTTGCAAGTGTAAGTGGTTTGTGACAAATAGCCGTGACGAATTCTGGAACACTGTATTGCACAAACTCTCTCGTTCTCATTACGTAAGTAAAACATATTAGGACAAGCCTCTAGAGTGCAATTCAACAGGCTCAGACACACGTGCCAGCACTGGCACATGCAGGGTCAAACATTAGCCATGAGCAATAAGAGTCAGAGAGATCGTTATAcggatttatttgatttagttgtttattttataaacgTAGAAATCATTTGCATCTGCATGCCAAACGTCTTAGTAGTGATTAGTAGTGATTCTTTAGAGTCACGCAGCCTGTTTTATTTAGTTATGAGCTGCATTAAAGTCAAACACAAGCTGGATGCTGCAGAGTAAAAAAATTTTATAGAAGAGGATAATTAGGAAAATTAAGGAAAGTCTGAGAGGATTGTAAAAGAGAAACATAATGGAAAGTTGTTAATACAAGcaactgaaaaactaaataataagaGACGCATGTGCAACCTGACCATGTTCATGTCTGtatgtaagtaaaaaaaataatgaaatagaaTAAAAGTCAGAAAATTCAGCTAAAATAGGCTCAACACTGCAGTCtgcaataaatatgaatataacctCAGTTTTCAGGCTGTTGTCAGGGCATTTTTACTAGAGCGCTATGAGTGTTTCCTAGACCAGTGCTTAACTGTACTATCTCCTTAAAAGATACATGATTTGAGGAATAATTCATGTGCACAAACGGTTCAGGACGCCACACTGATGCTTCATACAGAAACCTAAGGAGGAGTAATAGTAATAATCATTCTTGACTGAGCAAACaccattaatataatttaaaataaccccATGAAAAGCTAGAACTCATGCGGGGTCGTCCTGCAGTCAAACATCAGGAACTGATATCTCCGGCTCCCACACACACTTCCCATTGTCCAGACTGGAACCGCAGGATGCGCTCTTTCTGGGAATAAAGTGTCTACGGGAAAGTTTTGGACTCTTTTTAACATAAAAAGGGCAAATCTCAGAAACGGATTTTTCTTTGAGTTTGATATTTATTTGAGGGCAAATCTCataagtaaatgtaatttaaaagaaGTAATAACTGTATTTTGCAgaaagaaataaatgcatattttctaGATAGATGTTTAAGttgtgatatttaaataatataattagttTTGCATTATAGtgcatgtatttttaaattatatatcaatgtattatttttgtaatacgttgcatgcattatttaaataattatatatattgtttttttcatattacaATAGGCTACTTGAATGTTTTCTGATCAGATGTGATCCCTCTGAACTGAAGATCTGCATGAAGATCCATGTTTCAAGTAATTAATGGCAATTCATATTTTCTGTGTGagctatttttgtaatatttttcttgCACATTTTTCTTAGTGATTTTAATTTTGCTACAAAGGGTTAAAAGGACAGATAGAGGAAGCATTCAGCTGGCAGAGAGATGGTGAGCATAATGCACCCAAAACGAACAGAagacaaaaacagacaaagtGAGGCAAATATTTGAAGAAGACTGGCACACAGGATGAGAAGGGTATTAATAGGCTTTTATACGCGTATCCCTCCTTATCTCTAAAAAAAGACGAATGAAGAGGTAGAAAGGGATTAATGGGTGACAAAccttatggaaaaaataaagtataatgaCGTTAGTCACTTAGTTCCATTACTGCATCTCAGTCGTGTATGATACTATACATTTTAATGGCCAGTGACTAGCTGTATATTCAACAAGGACTGCCAGAAAGGGTTTTTTAAATGCTTCAGCTACTGATATCTTCATAACTGCTTCATGGACagcataaaaacaaaactgatgcAGATAATATACTGGTAATGCAGCTATACAGTGAGGAGGACAGCAAAATGTGGAGGATTGTAAACATAACAGAAGTGAAAATATTTCCTACACTGTATGTTTCTGTTGTTGAAGCAACAGgtttctgaaaatgttctcacctttgggccatccaagatgtagatgtgtttgtttcttcatcagatttggagaaatgtagcacttgctcaccaatggaagtgaatgggtgccgtcagaaagagagtccaaacagctgataaaaacatcacagtaatccacatcattccagtccatcaattaacacatttagaagagaaaagctgcatgtttgtaagaaacacagccatcattaaggtgtttttaacGCCAGGTAAAATACAAATCCATAAAGTcatcttatctgaatcaggagagaaatatgctctGATCAAGCATTTATAAGACAAAACAGCTCTAAATATACAGTATGGTGGTATTTTGAACAGGTGATAGACTTATTCTCTGAAGGAAATGGTATTATTGATTATGGGCTCCTATTTTGGCCAGAaactatgttttaaatgtaaaagtaatgaatttgattttttataaagacgcagcttttggcttcacaagatggactggagtgctgtggatttcTGGTGGatcatgtgatgtttttatcagttgtttggactctcattctgacggcacccattcactcccattggtgagtaagtgacGGAATACTAtacttctccaaatctgatgaagacacaaactcacctCTTGTATGGCCTGAAGgtgagaacattttaaacatCCCTTTTAATGTCAAAGATCATGCATCCTGAAATCATGTTAATTCTTAAAGGACATTTTTAACATTCTGCTCCTGTGTTGAGTCACTCGTCCAAAGTGAAATGTGTTCTGAAGCTAAATCTGCACATCCAGTGCCATTAGCTGAATAAAGTGAGACAGTGAGAGTCAGCAAATGATCCATAAAGTAAATGCAGGAACCTACCAGATCACGAATGACTTCAGTGCGTTGTCCAGTGACGCATTTAGCACAGGCTTTTACCACTCACAGTTCTTCAGACAATGAACAAATCTCAAATCTATTCATGCAATTTAGCTCCTTTACATCATACCTTgatttattttgaatgatttttcatTTTGCCTTCAGTTCAGATGAAATAAACTCAAACCGAAACTGAGGGGGAcgctaataacaaataatccttaATTTTATGCTTAGAGGTTTTTCTCGTTAGATCCTTTTGTCAAATTCtgttttcagaatcagaaatcagaaatccTGTTTTCACTCTTCTGGAACATTTTGTTTGGTCTTCGTCTGAGACTGTGACGGCTCTTTccaacaatatttaaaacaggaTTCCCACAATTTCTTTTGTTATGCTCAGCCCTAAACTATTTAATTGGCTGGATATTGCTCTTTTGTTCAGTAAGACTTCCTCAAGTCATTATGATGTGTGATTTGAGCAAGTCGTTCTCTTGAGCtggatattttaaatgaattgttcaaatgattcacaaattgGTCTTAATGATTCATAAACGAATCCTtcttcatttaaaataagttgatttttttttttaaatgctgatcTAGTCATTGCATAAGACTGGAAAGGTCTTAAAGTTCAAATGGTGTGGGAAGTTTTATTCTGTTTACAATTCTTTTGCAGCTGTTGTcgaacaaaatattaaacattttggtaacactttggtgcatctcaatgaattagaatgtcgtggaaaagttgatttatttcagtaattcaactcaaattgtgaaacttgtgtattaaatcaattcagtgcacacagactgaagtagtttgagTCGTTGGTGCTTTTAATTCACttcatgcttctttctgctgaccaggtttatgaagatgctgatttcattttcaagcaggatttggcacctgtccacactgacaaaagcaccaaaagttggataaatgaccatggtgttggtgtgcttgactggccagaaactcaccagacctgaaccccatggagaatctatgggctattgtcaagaagaagatgagaaacaagagaccaaacaatgcagatgagctgaaggccactgtcaaagaaacctgggcttcagaccacctcagcagtgccacaaactgatcacctccatgacacACCGaactgagacagtaattaaagcaaaagaagcccttaccaagtattgagtacagtattgttcaaaataatagcagtacaatgtgactaaccagaataatcaaggtttttcgtatatttttttattgctacgtggcaaacaagttaccagtaggttcagtagattgtcagaaaacaaacaagacccagcattcatgatatgcacgctcttaaggctgtgcaattgggcaattagttgaattagttgaaaggggtgtgttcaaaaaaatagcagtgtggcattcaatcactgaggtcatcaattttgtgaagaaacaggtgtgaatcaggtggcccctatttaaggatgaagccaacacttgttgaacatgcatttgaaagctgaggaaaatgggtcgttcaagacattgttcagaagaacagcgtactttgattaaaaagttgattagagaggggaaaacctataaagaggtgcaaaaaatgataagctgttcagctaaaatgatctccaatgccttaaaatggagagcaaaaccagagagacgtggaagaaaacggaagacaaccatcaaaatggatagaagaataaccagaatggcaaaggctcagccaatgatcacctccaggatgatcaaagacagtctggagttacctgtaagtactgtgacagttagaagacgtctgtgtgaagctaatctattttcaagaatcccccgcaaagtccctctgttaaaaaaaaggcatgtgcagaagaggttacaatttgccaaagaacacatcaactggcctaaagagaaatggaggaacattttgtggactgatgagagtaaaattgttctttttgggtccaagggccacaggcagtttgtgagacgacccccaaactctgaattcaagccacagtacacagtgaagacagtgaagcatggaggtgcaagcatcatgatatgggcatgtttctcctactatggtgttgggcctatttatcgcataccagggatcatggatcagtttgcatatgttaaaatacttgaataggtcatgttgccctatgctgaagaggacatgcccttgaaatggttgtttcaacaagacaatgacccaaaacacactagtaaacgggcaaagtcttggttccaaaccaacaaaattaatgttatggagtggccagcccaatctccagaccttaatccaattgagaacttgtggggtgatatcaaaaatgctgtttctgaagcaaaaccaagaaatgtgaatgaattgtggaatgttgttaaagaatcatggagtggaataacagctgagaggtgccacaagttggttgactccatgccacacagatgtcaagcagttttaaaaaactgtggtcatacaactaaatattagtttagtgattcacaggattgctaaatcccagaaaaaaaaaaaatgtttgtacaaaatagttttgagtttgtacagtcaaaggtagacactgctatttttttgaacacacccctttcaactaattgcccaattgcacagccttaagagcgtgcatatcatgaatgctgggtctcatttgttttctgagaatctactgaacctactggtaacttgtttgccacgtagcaataaaaaatatactaaaaaccttgattattctggttagtcacattgtactgctattattttgaacaatactgtacatgtacagtaaatcaacatactttccagaaggacaacaattcactaaacatttgttttttgttttttttttttaattggctttaaagtattctaatttgttgagatcctgaattggtgtttttttttttttttttttttttttttttttttatgtgagccaaaatcatcacaattaaaataaccaaagacttatatttatatatatttatatttacagcatatatttacagtagcagacataaTAATACTCCAATAACCGCCGgttgatatgtagttgcagagttacttatcaacagctgtctaaagggtgccatcaaaataaagaaataggtCAAAGCAAGTGTgttatattacacattcatctgatctgatatctgatcttatggctgtttgagagacaaaaatggtattattattattaatattattattattatattatataaaggtTACTGCTTTAAGCACGCTGCATaagaaaaatggcaaaatatgAGACTTCttattcttatgaatattcatgagatgatacaacatattataaggtgttttttttttcttctgatgcaTAACGAATTCATTATACTGCCTTAataatacccttataatgtattgtGAATATGGGCTGCATagaaaagtgttaccaaaattttaaattatgttggtattgtattatttgtattatttaaataatttatcattgtttttttttgttttttttgtttttttacataacaaTGAACTACTTAAAACTTTTGTGtctaaagaacattatttttataataaatgaatgcatatatatatatatatatatatatatatatatatatatatatatatatatatatatatatatatatatatatatatatatatatatatatatatactgtatatataatgtaatataattttaaggtGGAAGATAACCGGGACATGTAGTTGacagtttaaataatataatatatactttatattatattgacTCATATTGTTTAGGCCTAATTTTAATGtatctaaaaaatataaaaaatcagcCCGGAAATGACTGCCGTTATATAGTGTGAGAATATTTATGGTTTTGCACTATAGAGGAATGTGTCAAGGCTGGTCTTCACATAAAGCAGACATTAGGGGGGGTGTTCCCACTAGGGTccggtggtggtggtggggggctGTCTGTGTGTACTCCAGGACTGAACTGAGCGGCTGGACACCGGTGGGCTTGGCTCTGCGCGCGCTACGCGTCATGACTGAAATCTGAGGCGGGTTTAAAAGGCTTTGAGGAGAGCCACAGACAGACGAGGAGAGACATTTGGAGATCTGGGGTGCACAGGCATTAGATCTTCTTGTTTCGAGACGCTTTAAGCCAAAGCAACTCTGTTATCTCCTTGAATAAGTCTGGGTCAAGAGCAAATGGAGATTTATAAATTTATAGTTTATAATTCAACCCTTGTGGGCTTTAAATCTCCAACCATTTGGTGTCTAACACAGATATTTAACCACCAGGTTTAATCTGCAGCTTAGCAGAGCATCGCGCAACGGGACACCGGCGTTTCCATTTACGCACGTCGTTCGCCCGCGTTTTAACGCGTGGTACTGTTGTTATTCGTGACGAATCTTAAAATGGGACACCTGAGCAACGCATCGCACCCGGTAAACTCCACCGACCCGTTCGGACGCGACGAAGAAGTCGCGAAAATCGAGATCGCGGTGCTGAGCGTCACCTTCGCGGTCGCCGTGATCGGGAACTGCAGCGTGCTGGTGGCCATCCACAACACCAAGAAGAAACCCTCCCGCATGCATCTGTTCATCAAACACCTGAGCCTGGCAGACCTGGTGGTCGCGTTCTTCCAGGTCCTCCCGCAGCTGTGCTGGGAAATAACCTTCCGTTTCTACGGCCCGGACTTTCTGTGCAGGATCGTCAAGCACCTGCAGGTGATGGGCATGTTCGCGTCCACTTACATGATGGTCATGATGACTCTAGACCGCTACATCGCCATCTGCCACCCTCTGAAGACCCTCCAGCAGTCCACCCGGAGGTCCCACATCATGATCGCGGGCACGTGGATCAGCAGTCTGCTCCTCAGCACCCCTCAGTACTTCATCTTCTCCCTCAGTGAGATCCAGAACGGCTCTGAGGTGTACGACTGCTGGGGTCACTTCATCCAGCCCTGGGGAGTCCGCGCGTACATCACCTGGATCACAGCGGGGATCTTCCTCATCCCGGTCATCATATTAATGACCAGCTACGGATTCATATGCCACAGCATCAGGATGAACATCAGATATAAGACCAAGAAGACGCCGGCGGACGGCGCGCACAAGAACGGGCTGATCGGGAAGAGCTCGGTGAGCAGCGTCACCACAATCTCCAGAGCGAAGCTACGCACCGTCAAGATGACCTTCGTCATCGTCCTCGCGTATATCATCTGCTGGGCGCCGTTTTTCACCGTGCAGATGTGGTCGGTGTGGGACAAGAACTTCAGC is from Carassius auratus strain Wakin chromosome 25, ASM336829v1, whole genome shotgun sequence and encodes:
- the avpr1aa gene encoding arginine vasopressin receptor 1Aa, with product MGHLSNASHPVNSTDPFGRDEEVAKIEIAVLSVTFAVAVIGNCSVLVAIHNTKKKPSRMHLFIKHLSLADLVVAFFQVLPQLCWEITFRFYGPDFLCRIVKHLQVMGMFASTYMMVMMTLDRYIAICHPLKTLQQSTRRSHIMIAGTWISSLLLSTPQYFIFSLSEIQNGSEVYDCWGHFIQPWGVRAYITWITAGIFLIPVIILMTSYGFICHSIRMNIRYKTKKTPADGAHKNGLIGKSSVSSVTTISRAKLRTVKMTFVIVLAYIICWAPFFTVQMWSVWDKNFSWDDSENTAVTLSALLASLNSCCNPWIYMVFSGHLLQDFAHCFPCSHKIQQSFRKEDSDSSLRRTTLLTKIANCSPTCSSGTWKEFEHSPKTSRAAPAET